The following coding sequences lie in one Pontibacter sp. G13 genomic window:
- a CDS encoding cytochrome c oxidase subunit II — protein sequence MDGSSLINLAQVLLVLILVLVSANMYLIFRLKDIDPFKRWNPHNINGGALMVFFIVGLIAATWSSIAWADKFILVNDSASVHGDDLDQMFWITMAIALFVTIVTNALLFYYSWKYRYNPKRKALYYPHNNTLELAWTLVPAVVLTLLIFRGVIVWHSIMDMPDKAEINEIRANGGKFVEFEVNGRQFAWDVRYPGIDLEYGQTNVAYIDEGAGNVLGFNFEDKKGLDDVITDEIWLPVDVPVKMTIRSRDVLHSATLAHFRVKMDAVPGMPTFFYFTPQETTAERREKTGDDKFDYEMSCQQICGGGHWNMRRKVVVVEWDEYQEWLAKQKPLYDVYKELNGLTDAGVDGTAESIATVDQEAEIASN from the coding sequence ATGGATGGTTCTTCACTCATTAATTTAGCACAGGTCCTCCTGGTATTGATCTTGGTACTGGTCAGCGCGAACATGTATCTGATCTTCCGCCTGAAGGACATCGACCCATTTAAGCGATGGAATCCCCACAATATCAATGGGGGTGCTTTGATGGTGTTCTTTATTGTAGGATTGATTGCAGCTACATGGTCAAGTATTGCATGGGCTGACAAATTTATCTTGGTCAATGATTCAGCTTCCGTTCACGGAGATGACCTTGACCAGATGTTTTGGATTACGATGGCGATCGCTTTGTTCGTGACCATTGTGACCAATGCATTGTTGTTCTACTATTCTTGGAAGTACCGCTACAACCCAAAGCGGAAAGCATTGTATTACCCACACAACAACACGTTGGAGTTGGCTTGGACCTTGGTTCCTGCTGTCGTTCTGACTTTGTTGATCTTCCGTGGGGTGATCGTATGGCACAGCATCATGGATATGCCTGACAAGGCAGAGATCAATGAGATTCGTGCCAATGGAGGTAAGTTTGTAGAATTCGAAGTCAATGGGCGTCAGTTTGCATGGGATGTACGCTACCCTGGGATCGACTTGGAATACGGACAGACCAATGTTGCCTACATTGACGAAGGAGCTGGTAACGTTCTTGGATTCAACTTTGAAGACAAGAAAGGCCTAGATGACGTAATCACAGACGAAATCTGGTTGCCTGTTGACGTACCTGTAAAAATGACCATTCGCTCCCGTGATGTACTTCACAGTGCGACATTGGCTCACTTCCGCGTGAAGATGGATGCCGTACCCGGTATGCCTACCTTCTTCTACTTCACGCCACAAGAAACTACAGCTGAGAGACGTGAGAAAACTGGCGATGACAAATTCGATTACGAGATGTCTTGCCAGCAAATCTGTGGCGGTGGTCACTGGAATATGCGTCGCAAAGTTGTAGTGGTTGAATGGGATGAGTATCAGGAGTGGCTCGCCAAGCAGAAGCCGCTCTATGATGTATATAAAGAGTTGAATGGCCTAACCGATGCGGGTGTTGACGGAACGGCCGAATCAATAGCAACCGTTGACCAGGAAGCTGAAATTGCTTCCAATTGA